The nucleotide window ATGCGCCAATACCCGACCACAGGTAGTCCAGGCCGCGACGTCCCCAGTAGCGTGGCTGAATAAAGCTGCGTCCCAGCTCAATACCGTGTTCCAGCACATCCTGCATTTTGTCGTCGTAGTGGAACAGGCTGTAGCTGTACAGCCCCTCTGTGCCACGTTTTTCAACCTGCCTTGCCGTCGGCATAAAGCGATACGCGCCGACAATCTCCAGATCCTCTTCATCCCACAGGATCAGGTGCAGATAATCATCATCATAGCTGTCGGTGTCCCTGCGTTTCCCGCTTCCTTCCCCCACGGCGCGAAACGCAATCTCACGCAGGCGACCCAGCTCACGCAAGAGGGGAGCCTCCTCCTGGCCGTTACGCTGCCACAGGTAGATTGTTTTGCCATCACCGGTTTTGCCCAGGCACTCAGCCTGCGCCAGTTCGCGTTTCAGCGTGGCCCGGTCTTCCGGGCGCGCAATGGCACACTGGGTTTTAAAGACGCCAGGCAATCCCTTGCCAAGACGCATCACGTGCTGACGGCACTGCTCGGCCATCTCACGTGACGAAAGGGGGAGGCTAAACCAGTTGTCCCAGGCAATCTGCTGGCCAATTTTAATCGGCAACTGGCTGTGGCGACGACGGAACATCTGCTGCATCAGCAGCAGCATGGAGAGCGTCGGTGACACCAGGGTGCTGGCGTAGAAGAGCAGGCTGTTATGCGCCTGAATATGTACCGGTAGCAGGGGGGCGCGCAGTTTGCCGGCAAGTTTGATAAAGCCAGAGTGCCATTTTTTATCGCGAATGCCTTTGCGCGTCGGGCGCGAGACTTCCCCTGCCGGGAAGAAGATCAGTACGCCGGCGTTTTGCAGATGTTGCTCCATCTGCACCAGTGAGGTTTTTGCGGTCTTACCGCCCATATTATCCACCGGGATAAACAGTGAGCTGAGCGGCTCCAGGTGGGTCAGCATTCGGTTGGTAACGACTTTAACATCGCGACGCACGCGCGAAACGGCATACAGCAGCGCCAGTCCATCCAGGGTACCGGTCGGGTGGTTGGCAATAATGACCAGCGGGCCATGTTCGGGGATTTGTTCGAGATCGCGGGCGGAAACGGTGCAGAGAATATCGAGGTGCTCCAGAACTTGCTCCACCATATCCAGCCCCTTCAGGTGGCGGTGGTTTGCGGCAAACTGCTGGAATTCTTCTTCGTAGAACAGTCTTTTTAACAGA belongs to Enterobacter cloacae and includes:
- a CDS encoding acyltransferase, producing the protein MFSLDNVLDDLWPQARPAPWQKSLLKRLFYEEEFQQFAANHRHLKGLDMVEQVLEHLDILCTVSARDLEQIPEHGPLVIIANHPTGTLDGLALLYAVSRVRRDVKVVTNRMLTHLEPLSSLFIPVDNMGGKTAKTSLVQMEQHLQNAGVLIFFPAGEVSRPTRKGIRDKKWHSGFIKLAGKLRAPLLPVHIQAHNSLLFYASTLVSPTLSMLLLMQQMFRRRHSQLPIKIGQQIAWDNWFSLPLSSREMAEQCRQHVMRLGKGLPGVFKTQCAIARPEDRATLKRELAQAECLGKTGDGKTIYLWQRNGQEEAPLLRELGRLREIAFRAVGEGSGKRRDTDSYDDDYLHLILWDEEDLEIVGAYRFMPTARQVEKRGTEGLYSYSLFHYDDKMQDVLEHGIELGRSFIQPRYWGRRGLDYLWSGIGAYLARYPHYRYLFGPVSISGGLPPAARDLLVAFYRLWFPASHPLAASRQPYPASLPDVLAQFGGVDYVDDLTKLKSLLGNLGCGIPPLYKQYSELCEPGGVQFIDFGSDPAFNNCVDGLVLVDLCYLKANRYQRYIEAHL